From the Caloranaerobacter sp. TR13 genome, one window contains:
- the zapA gene encoding cell division protein ZapA, translated as MGEKKKVTVRIRGQEYTVIGEEPEEYIRELGNYVDNKIRDILEKNSKLNRTMAATLTAFTIADELYKTRSLVDNLNKIINKKDKEIEEKLNIIKVKETEIEDIRSRCEELSNELNDANNNLSQYQKKIRKYEQALDLKEKELKNTQRIITELQNKLYEKQIELAQTKKELEEFIRTFDTK; from the coding sequence ATGGGTGAAAAAAAGAAAGTTACAGTTAGAATTAGAGGTCAGGAATACACAGTAATAGGTGAAGAGCCTGAAGAATATATTAGAGAATTGGGGAATTATGTAGACAATAAAATTAGAGATATATTAGAAAAAAATAGTAAACTAAATCGAACTATGGCTGCAACTCTTACAGCATTTACTATTGCTGATGAGTTGTATAAAACTAGGAGTTTAGTAGATAATTTAAATAAAATTATAAATAAAAAAGATAAGGAAATAGAAGAAAAGCTTAATATTATAAAAGTAAAGGAGACAGAAATTGAAGATATAAGGTCTCGTTGTGAAGAGTTAAGTAATGAATTAAATGATGCAAATAACAACTTAAGTCAATATCAAAAGAAAATAAGAAAATATGAGCAGGCTTTAGATTTGAAGGAAAAAGAATTGAAAAATACACAAAGAATTATAACCGAACTTCAAAATAAACTTTATGAAAAACAAATAGAGCTAGCTCAGACTAAAAAAGAATTAGAGGAGTTCATCAGAACATTTGATACAAAATAG
- the pheT gene encoding phenylalanine--tRNA ligase subunit beta has protein sequence MLVPVKWLKEYVDIDIDSKELADKLTMSGSHVDSIESIDKGIEKVVVGKILNIEKHPNADKLVITTIDVGEERLQIVTGATNIKVDDYVPVALVGAKLPNGLKIKKSKLRGIESYGMLCSAEELGINQDLIPKELKDGIYILSEQYPLGSDIKEVLELYGEIIEFEITPNRPDCLSIVGMARETAATLGKKLKYPEIKINKEVDDIADYVNGIEVQDKDLCKRYYARVVKDIKLKSSPAWIQRRLIEAGVRPINNIVDITNYVMLELGQPIHAFDLDKINGRKVVVRRAKEGEKIVTLDGVERELKESMLVIADADKPIAIAGVMGGENSEVSEETTVILIESANFNGRSVRLTSKGVGLRTEASARFEKDLDPNLVHKACDRVCQLIEEIGAGIVVKGSIDIYEDKAYEREITLRPEKVNKLLGIEIKIDDMLKILNSLELKAKFENEKIYVTIPTFRKDIELEADLIEEIGRIYGFDKIQSKPLIGTLTRGDKSKIRKIEDRTKDILKGLGLNEITTYSFISPKAYDKINLPEYSMKRSYVRIMNPLGEDYSVMRTTLIPNMIEVLTRNYNYGVNRAWAYEIGNIFIPKKLPVEELPYEIRTLCIGMYGSVDFFDIKGVVDTMLKKLGITDCEYIREENYTTFHPGRTANIIKGNNVLGVIGEIHPEVLENYGIKERLYIAELDFEIIAFLTNLDKKYKPLPKYPAINRDIALVVDKDIMVKEIEKIIWEIGSGLVENVNLFDVYMGKQIPQGKKSVAYSITYRSYEKTLTDEEVTKVHERIVKALEVQLNASLR, from the coding sequence ATGTTAGTACCAGTTAAATGGCTGAAAGAATATGTTGATATTGATATTGATTCAAAAGAATTAGCTGATAAGCTAACTATGTCTGGTTCACATGTAGACTCTATTGAAAGCATTGATAAAGGTATTGAAAAAGTTGTAGTTGGAAAGATTTTAAATATAGAAAAACATCCAAATGCAGATAAGCTGGTTATCACCACAATAGATGTAGGAGAAGAGAGATTACAGATAGTGACTGGTGCAACTAATATTAAAGTAGATGATTATGTGCCAGTTGCATTGGTAGGAGCTAAACTGCCTAATGGATTAAAGATAAAAAAATCAAAGCTAAGAGGAATTGAGTCTTATGGTATGTTATGTTCCGCCGAAGAACTTGGAATTAATCAAGATTTAATACCAAAAGAGCTGAAGGATGGTATATATATTTTATCTGAACAATATCCTTTAGGCTCAGATATAAAAGAAGTACTAGAATTATATGGTGAAATAATTGAATTTGAGATAACACCTAATCGTCCAGATTGTTTAAGCATTGTGGGAATGGCTAGAGAAACAGCAGCTACTTTGGGGAAAAAATTAAAGTATCCAGAAATAAAAATAAACAAAGAAGTAGATGATATAGCTGATTATGTAAATGGCATTGAAGTACAGGATAAGGATTTATGCAAAAGATATTATGCTAGAGTTGTAAAAGATATAAAGTTAAAAAGTTCACCTGCTTGGATTCAGAGAAGGCTTATAGAAGCAGGTGTTAGACCTATAAATAATATTGTAGATATAACAAACTATGTTATGCTTGAATTAGGTCAACCAATACATGCATTTGATCTTGATAAAATAAATGGAAGAAAAGTTGTAGTAAGAAGGGCGAAAGAAGGAGAGAAGATAGTAACTCTAGATGGAGTAGAAAGAGAGCTAAAAGAGTCAATGCTTGTAATAGCCGATGCAGATAAACCTATTGCAATTGCAGGTGTGATGGGTGGAGAAAATAGTGAAGTTTCAGAAGAGACAACAGTAATTCTTATAGAATCAGCTAACTTTAATGGAAGAAGTGTTAGATTAACTTCAAAAGGGGTTGGACTCAGAACAGAAGCTTCAGCTAGATTTGAGAAGGATTTAGATCCTAACTTGGTTCATAAGGCTTGCGATAGAGTTTGTCAATTAATTGAGGAGATAGGTGCTGGTATAGTTGTTAAGGGTAGTATTGACATATATGAAGATAAGGCTTATGAAAGAGAAATTACATTAAGGCCAGAAAAAGTAAATAAATTACTTGGAATAGAGATAAAAATAGATGATATGCTAAAGATATTGAACAGTTTGGAGCTTAAAGCTAAATTTGAAAATGAAAAAATTTATGTGACTATTCCAACATTCAGAAAAGATATTGAACTTGAAGCTGATTTAATCGAAGAAATAGGCAGAATTTATGGATTTGACAAAATACAGTCAAAACCTTTGATTGGTACATTAACTAGAGGTGATAAATCTAAGATTAGAAAAATTGAAGATAGAACAAAAGATATATTAAAAGGACTTGGATTGAATGAAATAACAACATATTCATTTATAAGTCCAAAGGCATATGACAAGATAAATTTACCTGAATATAGCATGAAGAGAAGCTATGTGCGCATTATGAATCCATTAGGTGAAGATTATAGTGTTATGAGAACTACTTTAATTCCTAATATGATAGAAGTATTGACTAGAAACTATAATTATGGTGTGAATAGAGCTTGGGCTTATGAAATAGGAAATATTTTCATACCTAAAAAATTGCCTGTTGAAGAATTGCCATATGAAATAAGAACTCTTTGTATAGGGATGTATGGTTCAGTCGATTTCTTCGATATTAAAGGTGTAGTTGATACAATGCTTAAAAAGTTGGGCATAACTGATTGTGAATATATTAGAGAAGAAAACTATACTACATTCCATCCAGGTAGAACTGCAAATATAATTAAAGGAAATAATGTTCTTGGTGTGATAGGAGAGATTCATCCAGAAGTATTAGAAAACTATGGTATTAAAGAAAGACTGTATATAGCAGAATTAGATTTTGAAATAATAGCATTTTTAACTAATCTAGATAAGAAATATAAGCCACTTCCTAAATATCCGGCTATAAATCGTGATATAGCGTTAGTAGTTGATAAAGATATTATGGTTAAAGAAATAGAGAAAATAATTTGGGAAATAGGCAGTGGTTTAGTTGAAAATGTAAACTTATTTGATGTATATATGGGTAAACAGATACCGCAAGGCAAAAAGAGTGTAGCTTATTCTATAACATATAGATCTTATGAGAAAACTTTAACTGATGAAGAAGTAACAAAGGTTCATGAAAGAATAGTAAAAGCATTAGAAGTACAATTAAATGCTTCTTTAAGATAG
- the pheS gene encoding phenylalanine--tRNA ligase subunit alpha, protein MKEKLNAIKESALNEIKKVADLEKLEELRIRFLGKKGELTQVLRGMKDLSKEERPIIGKIANEVREMIEGEIEKLKLDLKEKVQREKLAAEKIDISMPGREKIIGHRHPLISVMEELENVFMNMGFSVVQGPEVETVYNNFDALNSPENHPSRDPSDTFYITEDILLRTHTSPVQIRVMKQVKPPLRIVSAGRTFRFDDVDDTHSPMFHQFEGLVIDKNITMANLKDTIYKFVTEIFGEGMKVRFRPHYFPFTEPSAEVDVSCFKCKGKGCPACNGTGWSMEILGCGMVHPKVLKNCGIDPEIYSGFAFGLGIDRIAMVKYGINNIRLLFENDMRFLEQF, encoded by the coding sequence ATGAAGGAAAAACTTAATGCAATCAAAGAGAGTGCTTTAAATGAAATAAAAAAGGTTGCAGATTTAGAAAAATTAGAAGAATTGAGAATAAGATTTTTAGGGAAAAAAGGAGAATTAACACAAGTTCTTAGAGGAATGAAAGACTTAAGTAAAGAAGAAAGACCTATTATCGGAAAGATAGCTAACGAAGTCAGAGAAATGATAGAAGGAGAAATTGAAAAACTAAAGTTAGACCTAAAAGAAAAAGTGCAGAGAGAAAAACTAGCTGCTGAAAAAATTGATATATCAATGCCAGGTAGAGAAAAAATAATAGGCCACAGACATCCCCTAATAAGCGTTATGGAAGAATTAGAAAATGTGTTTATGAATATGGGGTTCAGCGTTGTTCAAGGGCCTGAAGTTGAGACGGTGTATAACAATTTTGATGCACTAAATTCACCAGAAAATCATCCGTCAAGAGACCCTTCAGATACATTTTACATTACAGAAGATATACTTTTGAGAACTCATACTTCACCTGTACAAATTAGAGTTATGAAACAAGTAAAACCACCGTTAAGGATAGTATCAGCAGGTAGAACTTTTAGATTCGATGATGTTGATGATACACATTCACCAATGTTCCACCAGTTTGAGGGGCTTGTAATAGATAAGAATATAACAATGGCAAATTTAAAAGATACAATATATAAGTTTGTAACGGAAATATTTGGTGAAGGTATGAAAGTAAGATTTAGACCTCATTACTTCCCATTTACAGAACCAAGTGCAGAAGTAGACGTTTCATGTTTTAAGTGTAAAGGTAAAGGATGTCCAGCTTGTAACGGTACTGGTTGGAGTATGGAGATACTAGGTTGTGGTATGGTGCATCCAAAAGTATTAAAGAATTGTGGTATTGATCCTGAAATATATAGTGGCTTTGCATTCGGTTTAGGTATTGATAGGATTGCTATGGTTAAGTATGGGATAAACAATATTAGATTGTTATTTGAAAATGATATGAGATTTTTAGAACAGTTCTAG
- the rlmB gene encoding 23S rRNA (guanosine(2251)-2'-O)-methyltransferase RlmB, which produces MEANITSMSNPLIKSIKALHKKKDRWKQRKFFVEGVRAVEEAVKSDVKIDSILYTEAIFDTFAGQQLFNLINKKGYRLFKITEKILKTISDTENPQGIIAIIEFNLVNLDNIFVKEGNFIIILDKIQDPGNLGTIIRTADAFGANGIVLTSGCVDIFNPKTIRSTMGSLFHLPISYEGSIEKVITKLKDKGIKIMATTLDTQKFCYDIDLTQDFALIIGNEASGVSKKAIELSDYKIKIPIEKRTESLNAAIASGVIMYETYRQRKAL; this is translated from the coding sequence ATGGAAGCTAATATAACAAGTATGTCAAATCCACTGATTAAGAGTATTAAAGCGCTTCATAAGAAAAAAGATAGATGGAAGCAGAGAAAATTTTTTGTTGAAGGTGTAAGAGCAGTAGAAGAGGCTGTTAAATCTGATGTTAAAATTGATTCGATTTTATATACAGAGGCGATATTTGATACTTTTGCAGGACAACAATTGTTTAATTTGATAAATAAAAAAGGATATAGATTGTTTAAAATAACAGAGAAGATATTAAAAACTATTTCAGATACAGAGAATCCTCAAGGTATTATAGCTATAATAGAATTTAATTTGGTAAATTTAGATAATATTTTTGTTAAAGAAGGAAACTTTATTATAATATTGGATAAAATACAAGATCCAGGCAATCTAGGTACAATAATCAGAACAGCCGATGCTTTTGGGGCTAATGGTATTGTATTGACAAGTGGTTGTGTTGATATATTTAATCCTAAGACGATTAGGTCTACAATGGGTTCATTATTTCATTTGCCTATATCATATGAAGGTAGCATTGAAAAAGTTATAACAAAATTAAAAGATAAAGGTATCAAAATAATGGCTACTACATTAGATACCCAAAAGTTTTGTTATGATATAGATTTAACACAAGATTTTGCGCTGATTATTGGAAATGAGGCGTCTGGAGTTTCAAAGAAAGCTATCGAATTATCAGATTATAAAATTAAAATACCGATAGAGAAAAGAACAGAATCTTTAAATGCTGCTATAGCATCTGGAGTTATAATGTATGAAACTTACAGGCAAAGAAAAGCCTTATAG
- a CDS encoding TrkA family potassium uptake protein — translation MRQFVVIGCGRFGASVAKTLYNLGYDVLAIDKSEERIQEISDSVTHAVQADAIDEHALRTLGLRNFDVAIVSIGSDIQASIMATLIAKELGIKKVIAKAQGELHGKVLYKIGADRVIFPERDMGVRVAHNLVSSNILDYIELAPDYSIVEIATMEEWAGKTLRELKLPTRYGINVMAIKRGKEINISPYADDVINADDILIVIGNNDDLRKLEKKS, via the coding sequence ATGAGACAATTTGTAGTTATAGGTTGTGGTAGATTTGGAGCTAGTGTGGCTAAAACTCTTTATAATCTAGGATATGATGTACTTGCAATCGATAAAAGTGAAGAGAGAATTCAAGAAATATCCGATTCTGTAACTCATGCAGTTCAAGCTGATGCAATAGATGAGCATGCATTAAGAACATTAGGTCTAAGAAATTTTGATGTGGCAATTGTAAGTATTGGTTCAGATATACAGGCATCAATAATGGCAACGCTTATTGCAAAAGAGCTAGGTATAAAGAAAGTAATAGCAAAGGCTCAGGGTGAACTACATGGTAAAGTGCTTTACAAAATAGGTGCTGATAGAGTTATTTTCCCAGAAAGGGATATGGGGGTTAGAGTTGCTCATAATCTAGTTTCATCTAATATACTTGATTATATAGAGCTAGCTCCAGATTACAGTATAGTAGAAATTGCTACTATGGAAGAATGGGCAGGAAAGACATTAAGAGAATTAAAACTACCAACAAGATATGGAATTAACGTTATGGCAATTAAGCGTGGTAAAGAGATTAATATTTCTCCTTATGCAGACGACGTGATTAATGCAGATGATATTCTGATTGTAATTGGAAATAATGATGACTTAAGAAAACTAGAGAAGAAGAGCTAG
- a CDS encoding TrkH family potassium uptake protein has protein sequence MITIELRRRLNQLKLNPAQVLVLGFAGLILIGATLLNLPIASQDGKSIGFVNALFTAASAVCVTGLVVVNTATHWTIFGKVVILILLQIGGLGFMTLATLVALLLGRKITLKERLIIQEELNQFTLSGLVKLTRYVIISTIMIEGVGALLLSIRFIPTYGFAKGVGFSIFHSISAFCNAGFDLIGESMVPFVDDVIVNLTIIFLVIVGGLGYTVYMDISQNKKFKKFSLHTKLVLIISALLLVFSFLVIFIVEYNNPATLGKLSFKGKILASAFQAMTPRTAGFNSIDTAAVTNTTAFLTIILMFIGGSPGSTAGGIKTTTVGAIVLAIISVIKGTNDVEVYRKRIPHNLVYRALAVVGIGLALIIFVTMILSLTEKEASFLDIFFETTSAFGTVGLSRGLTPNLSVLGRLIITLTMFAGRVGPLTMAFAFAKKQREYKGTYRYPEERILVG, from the coding sequence GAGCTAAGACGTCGATTGAATCAACTTAAACTTAATCCCGCTCAAGTTCTAGTTTTAGGCTTTGCAGGATTGATATTAATCGGTGCAACGTTACTTAATCTGCCAATTGCATCACAGGATGGTAAGAGTATCGGATTTGTAAATGCTTTATTTACAGCAGCTTCAGCTGTTTGTGTTACAGGGTTAGTAGTTGTGAATACTGCTACTCACTGGACCATATTTGGTAAAGTAGTTATATTGATATTATTGCAAATTGGTGGTTTAGGTTTCATGACTCTAGCTACTTTAGTAGCTTTGTTGCTAGGTAGAAAAATAACCCTTAAAGAAAGACTTATAATACAAGAAGAGTTAAATCAGTTTACATTATCAGGGCTTGTAAAATTGACTAGATATGTAATAATATCGACAATAATGATTGAAGGTGTTGGAGCGCTACTTTTATCAATTAGATTTATTCCAACATATGGTTTTGCCAAAGGAGTAGGGTTTTCGATATTCCATTCAATATCAGCATTTTGTAATGCAGGTTTTGATTTGATTGGAGAAAGTATGGTACCTTTTGTAGATGACGTTATTGTTAATCTAACTATTATTTTTCTAGTAATAGTTGGTGGTTTAGGTTATACAGTATATATGGATATTTCGCAGAATAAAAAGTTTAAGAAGTTTTCATTACATACTAAGTTAGTTTTAATTATTTCAGCTTTATTGTTAGTATTTAGTTTTCTAGTTATATTCATAGTTGAATATAACAATCCTGCTACATTAGGTAAGTTGAGCTTTAAAGGTAAAATATTGGCTTCAGCTTTTCAAGCTATGACACCTAGAACAGCTGGATTCAATAGTATTGATACAGCAGCAGTTACTAATACTACAGCTTTCTTGACAATAATATTGATGTTTATAGGTGGGTCTCCAGGTTCTACTGCTGGAGGAATTAAAACAACTACAGTTGGTGCAATAGTATTAGCTATAATTTCTGTAATAAAAGGTACTAATGATGTTGAGGTTTATAGAAAGAGAATACCACACAATTTAGTTTACAGAGCATTGGCTGTTGTAGGTATAGGCTTAGCTTTAATTATTTTTGTAACTATGATATTATCATTAACAGAGAAAGAAGCATCATTTTTAGATATATTCTTTGAAACGACTTCAGCTTTTGGAACAGTAGGTTTAAGCAGGGGACTTACACCAAATTTATCGGTGCTAGGAAGACTAATTATTACTCTTACAATGTTTGCAGGTAGAGTAGGACCACTTACGATGGCGTTTGCCTTTGCAAAGAAACAAAGAGAATATAAGGGAACTTATAGATATCCAGAAGAGAGGATTTTGGTAGGTTAG